The DNA sequence CGTTACAGCTGACAGGATATTTTGAGTACTTTGAGAAGAACAGAATTCAGATTATTGGTATGGTGGAATATACCTATTTGCAGAAGTTGAGTTCAGATGAAAAATTGAATGTATATAAAGAGTTCTTTTCTTATGAGATTCCATGTGTAATTTTCTGTCGTAATCTGGAACCGGACGAAGAGTTGATAAGAATTGCAAGCGAAGCAAAGATACCGGTATTATCCACTGATTACGGAACTTCTACTTTTATGGCAGAGTTGATTTATTATCTGAGTGAAGAACTTGCACCATGTATTTCTATTCATGGTGTTTTGGTAGATGTATATGGTGAAGGACTTTTAATCACCGGTGAAAGCGGAATCGGAAAGAGCGAGGCTGCTCTGGAATTGATACGAAGAGGACATCGTCTGGTTAGTGATGATGTGGTAGAGATTCGTAAAATCAACGAACATACCTTGGTGGGAACAGCACCGGATATTACCCGTTACTTTATCGAACTGCGTGGTATCGGTATTATCGATGTGAAGACCCTGTTTGGTGTAGAATGTGTAAAAGAAAAACAGAATATTGACTTGGTTATTAAACTGGAAGACTGGAAGAAAGAAAATGAGTATGACCGTCTGGGATTGGAAGAAGAGTATACAGAATTCCTTGGCAATAAAGTAGTGTGCCATTCATTGCCAATCCGTCCGGGACGTAATCTGGCAGTTATATGTGAAACTGCAGCAGTAAATCACAGACAGAAAAAAATGGGATATAATGCTGCACAGGAATTATATCGCCGTGTGCAGGCAAATCTTCAGAAAGACGATGATGAAGAGTAAAAGTTAGTAATAGAATTGGAAAAGAGGAAATAAAAAATGGAAAGAAAGAATGCATGGGAAAAATATCCGGAAGGAAAAAGAGAAGAAGTATTTGCTTTTGCAGAAGGATATAAGAAGTTTATCTCCGATTGCAAGACAGAAAGAGAATGTGTTACTGAATTGGTAGCTCAGGCAAAGTCAGCTGGATTTGAGAATCTTGATGAGATCATTGCATCCGGGAAGACCTTGAAGACCGGAGATAAAGTATATGCAGAAAATATGGGAAAGATGTTGGCACTTTTTGTGATTGGTAAGCAGCCATTAGAAAAGGGAATGAATATTCTTGGAGCACATATCGATTCCCCGAGATTAGATTTAAAACAGAATCCATTATATGAAGACACCGATATGGCGTTATTAGATACTCACTATTATGGTGGTGTAAAGAAATACCAGTGGGTAACACTCCCGTTGGCACTTCATGGTGTTGTAGTAAAAAAAGACGGAACAGTAATCAATGTAAGCATTGGTGAAAAGGAAGAAGATCCGGTATTTGGTATTAGTGATTTGCTTGTTCATCTTGCAGGCGAGCAGATGGAGAAAAAGGCTGCCAAGGTTATCGAGGGAGAGCAGCTTGATGTATTGGTCGGAAGTATTCCGTTTTTAAGTGAAAAGGAAGAGGAAAAGACAAAAGATGCTGTAAAAGCAAATGTGTTAAACATTTTAAAAGAGCAATATAATATAGAAGAAGACGATTTCCTGTCAGCAGAAATTGAGGTAGTACCGGCTGGAAAAGCAAGAGATTATGGATTTGACCGTAGCATGATTATGGGATATGGTCATGATGATAGAGTATGTGCTTACCCATCTTTTGTGGCGACACTGGAAGTAGGAACCTGTGAAAAGACAAGCGTGTGTCTCTTAGTAGACAAGGAAGAGATTGGAAGCGTAGGAGCGACCGGTATGCAGTCTAAGTTCTTCTCTTATGCAGTAGCAGAAATCTTAGAGGCAATGGGTGGTTACAGTCAGATTGCATTTAATCGTGCAATGAGCAATTCCAAAGTACTTTCTTCAGATGTAAGTGCCGCATACGATCCTTTGTATGCTTCTGTTATGGAGAAAAAGAATGCAGCTTACTTTGGAAAAGGACTGGTATTTAATAAATATACCGGCTCCAGAGGAAAAGGTGGTTCCAATGACGCTAATCCGGAATATATAGCAGAATTACGGAGAATCATGGATGAAAACAATGTAGCATTCCAGACCTCTGAACTGGGAAAAGTAGATCAGGGTGGCGGTGGAACAATCGCTTATATTTTGGCAAACTATAATATGTCAGTTATTGACAGTGGTGTAGCAGTATTGAACATGCATGCTCCATGGGAAATCATTAGTAAAGTAGATATATATGAAGCAAAACGCGGTTACGCGGCATTTTTGAAAGAGGCATAAAGTGAATCCGACATTTTTAGAAACGTTACAGAAAATATTGGAAAAAGAACAATACAAAATCAATGAACCAATGAGCAGTCACATTACCTTCCGGGTGGGAGGTAATGCTGACTGCTATATAAAGCCGTCTATAAAGCAACTTCCACAGGTGCTGAAATTATGTCGACAGTTTGAAGTGCCATGCATGATTATTGGAAATGGCAGCAATCTGTTGGTAGGCGATAAGGGGGTTCGTGGTGTTGTAATTGAAATGGGAAAGTATGCAGATGAAGTTGCAATAGAAGGAAACAAAGTGACTGCAGAGGCAGGAGCTATGTTGGCAGCAGTAGCTAAGCAGGCAGCAAGAGCAGGACTTTCCGGAATGGAATTCGCATCTGGGATTCCGGGAACCATAGGCGGAGCAGTTGTAATGAATGCGGGTGCTTATGGTGGAGAAATGAAGGATATCATAACTTCAGTTACGGTGCTTACCAAAGATGGAGAACAGAAACAGCTTTCCTTAGAAGAATTAGAGCTGTCTTATCGGCATAGTTGTATTCCGGAAAATGATTACATCGTTCTAAAAGCAGAGTTACAGCTTTTTTCAGAAGCGAAAGAGAAAATAGAATCCAGAATGGAAGAATTGAAGACTCAGCGTGTTGCCAAACAACCTCTGGAATACCCTAGTGCAGGAAGCACTTTTAAACGACCGGAAGGATATTTTGCAGGAAAACTGATTGAAGATGCCGGATTGCGGGGATTTCAGGTGGGCGGAGCCCAGGTGTCAGAAAAGCATTGCGGATTTGTCATTAATAAGGACCACGCAACAGCAGCAGAGATTGATAATCTAATTAAAGAAGTGCAGGATAGAGTGGAACGAGAATTTGGTGTAAGACTGGAAACGGAAGTAAAGTACATCGGTGAGTTTTAGAGGAGGAAACGCAGTGAAGTTTGTGATTTTGACGGGAATGTCCGGGGCTGGGAAAAGTACCGCGTTGAAGATGCTGGAGGATATGGGATATTTTTGCGTAGACAATCTTCCTATTGCATTAATTGAGAAGTTTGCAGAACTTGCTAGTATGCCGAGTTCAGAAACACAGAAAGTAGCAGTTGGAATTGATATTAGAAGTGGTCAGCGTCTAGAAGGCTTGCAGGATGTTTTGGAACATCTGCGCGAAAAGGGAAAGCAATTTCAGATTCTTTATATGGATTCTACGGATGAAGTGTTGGTAAAACGTTATAAGGAGACAAGAAGAACACACCCATTGTCTGGCGGTGAACGGGTAGATAAGGGAATTGCCGAAGAACGTGTCCGCATGGAGTTTTTGAAAAAACAGGCGGATTACATTCTGGATACCAGTAATATGCTCACCAGAGAATTAAAAGCGGAGCTGGAGAAAATCTTCGTACAGGAGCAGAGTTATAAGAATCTTTTTATTACAATTGTTTCTTTTGGGTTCAAGTATGGAATTCCTACGGACTCTGATTTAGTATTTGACGTACGTTTTTTACCAAATCCTTATTATGTAGAAGGACTTCGGCCCAAAACCGGAAATGACAGAGAAATACAAGAATTTGTAATGAAGTATAAAGAAGCCAATGAATTTCTGGATAAGCTGGAGGATATGCTGAGATTTTTGATTCCGAACTATATTTCAGAAGGAAAGACGCAGTTAGTTATCAGCATTGGATGTACCGGAGGAAAACATCGTTCTGTAACGTTAGCGAATGAACTGTATCACAGACTGGAAAATGAAAAAGAATTTGGAATTAAGATTGAACACAGAGATATACAAAAGGATGCAATGAGGAGGAATTGACCATGTCTTTTTCCGGGGAAGTAAAAGAGGAATTGTCACGTCAATTTCAAAAGAGCAGACATTGCCAGATTGCAGAAATAGCAGCTATTCTTGGGTTTGAAGGAAGGTTGGAAGAAGAATCCGTATTGCGGGTTTATACAGAAAATCTGTCATTGGCAAGAAAATATTTTATGTTGATGAAGAAGACTTTTCATGCAGAGGTAAAGATTGCAGTAAGACAAAGTGGCTATCTTCCAAAAAGTCGTATTTTTGTGATTTCACTGACAAATCCTAAGGAAGTGAAAAAGGTACTTCAGGCTGTAAAGTGGCAGGATGAGAATGGAAAAGATAGTCGGGGGGAAGAATTGGTGCATCGTCTACTGGTGCAGAATAGCTGTTGTCGTAGAGCATTTATTCGAGGAGCATTTTTAAGTGCAGGTTCTATGAGTGACCCGGAGAAGTCGTATCATTTTGAAATTGTATGTACTACAGAAGCGAAGGCAACACAGTTGATGGAAATTATCAACAGTTTTGATATAGATGCTAAAACCGTACAGAGAAAAAAGAATTATGTTGTGTATGTAAAAGAAGGTGCCCAGATTGTAGATATGCTAAATATTATGGAAGCACATGTGGCACTGATGAATTTGGAGAATGTGCGTATTTTAAAGGAAATGCGTAATTCGGTTAACCGTCAGGTGAATTGTGAGACAGCCAATATAAATAAGACGGTAAATGCGGCTGTAAAGCAGATAGAGGATATCAATTATATTCGAGACACCGTAGGATTGGAAAGTTTGCCGGAAAATCTTCAGGCGATTGCAGAAGTGAGATTAAAATATCCGGAAGCGGCATTAAAAGAACTTGGAACTTTTTTGGAACCGGCAGTGGGGAAGTCGGGTGTGAATCACCGACTGCGTAAGCTATGTGAGATTGCAGAAGAGATGAGAGAAAAAGCAAAGGGATAAAGGAGTTTGAGGGTAGGAATGAAAAAGAAGAAGCTTTTATTTGTATTAAATCCTTTTTCGGGAAAAGGACAGATTAAGAACAAATTGTTGGATATTGTGGATATTTTTGTAAAAGGTGGCTATCAGGTTACGGTTCACACAACACAATGTCCACAGGATGCTATGAAACTGGTAGAAGAGAAAGCTGGAAAATATGACATGGTTGTGTGCAGCGGTGGCGATGGAACCTTAGATGAAACTGTAACCGGAATGATGCGCAGAGAGAAAAGAATTCCGATTGGTTATATCCCGGCTGGAAGCACCAATGATTTCGCAGGTTCTTTGAAAATACCAAAAAGGATGGAGAAAGCAGCCGAGGTAGCTGTCAAAGGAGTTCCGTTTTCTTGTGATATTGGAAGTTTTAATGGAGATTATTTTGTATACATAGCAGCTTTTGGCGCATTTACAGATGTATCTTATGCAACGAGCCAGGAACTTAAAAATCGTATTGGTCATGCAGCGTATATTCTGGAAGGATTGAAACGCTTACCTTCCCTACAGTCTTATCACATGAGGGTTGAATATGAAGACCGGGTCATTGAGGATGATTTTATTTATGGAATGGTAAGTAATTCTACTTCTGCCGGAGGATTTAAGAATATTACAGGGAAAGATGTAAAACTAGATGATGGAATGTTTGAGGTAACGCTGATTCGTATGCCGAAGAATCCGCTGGAATTGAATGCGATTATCGGAAGTCTTACCAGTAAGAAAGAAAATAAAGAGAATACAGATCTTATTTATAGTTTTAAGTCAGATAAACTGAAATTTATTTCTGAGATAGAAATACCATGGACATTGGATGGCGAATACGGTGGAAGTCATAGAGAAGTGGAAGTTCAGAACGAACAAGGAGCAGTCCAAATTATGGTAAAGGCCGATGCGAAATTTCTTCCGCAAAGCGCAAAAGAAGAAAGTATTGGACAAATTGTCTAAAATTTAACAAACTTAAGGATTAGATTTTGTAGTGTCAACTCTTTCTTTTTTTTCAAAAATAGAGTACACTATAAGATAGAGCGGGTTTCCGCAGAGTGGTTTCAATAATAAAGTAAATGGAGGAACAAATATGTTAGTATCAGCAGCAGAAATGTTAAAGAAAGCAAAAGCTGGCCATTATGCAGTAGGTCAGTTCAACATCAACAATTTAGAGTGGACAAAGTCTATCTTACTTACCGCACAGGAATTAAAGTCCCCAGTTATTTTAGGTGTATCTGAAGGTGCTGGAAAATATATGACAGGATATAAGACTGTTGTAGGTATGGTAAAAGGAATGATGGAAGAATTAAACATCACTGTACCAGTAGCACTTCACTTAGATCATGGTAGCTACGAAGGATGTTTGAAATGTGTAGAAGCAGGATTCTCTTCTATCATGTTTGATGGTTCTCATTATGCAATTGATGAAAATGTTGCAAAGACAACTGAATTGGTTAAGATTGCACATGAAAAAGGAATGTCTATCGAAGCAGAAGTAGGTTCTATCGGTGGAGAAGAAGATGGTGTTGTAGGAGCAGGAGAATGTGCTGATCCAAACGAATGTAAAGCAATCGCTGATCTTGGTGTAGATATGCTTGCAGCAGGTATTGGTAACATTCATGGTAAATATCCTGAAAACTGGGCTGGATTAAGCTTTGAAACATTAGATGCAGTTCAGCAGAAGACTGGAGATATGCCATTAGTACTTCATGGTGGTACAGGTATTCCAGAAGACATGATTAAGAAAGCAATTTCTTTAGGTGTAGCTAAAATCAACGTTAACACAGAATGCCAGTTAGCTTTCGCAGATGCTACCAGAAAATACATCGAAGCTGGAAAAGACTTAGAAGGAAAAGGATTTGACCCACGTAAGTTATTAGCTCCAGGTGCAGAAGCAATCAAAGCAACTGTAAAGGAAAAAATGGAACTGTTCGGTTCTGTAGGAAAAGCAGAATAAGAAGTAATAATTAACCAGCCTTTTCTTACCTAAGGTGAGAAAAGGCTGAAGTTGTTTTTGGCACTTTTTAAGTACGACCTACTTATTGTTGTTACTTTCAACAAAAGAAAGAAGAAAAAATGAGTAAATTTGTTTAAAGTGAAAAAAATAAATTTTTTCTAAAAATACTATTGATTTTTTCTAAAAAGTAGGGTATCTTAATACCAGACATAAAACAAACGTGTAGAACAAGGGTGTTCCAATAGGATTGGAATGCCCTTTTTTAATAAGTTTACATAACACGAAAGAAGTACATATTATAACTTAGGGGATTGCGTTTGTATGTTGAAGAATGAGAAAGAGAAAGGATGTAGAGAAATGAGTGAATTTTTGGATGTAGCAGAAATTTTTGGCGAAAATGTATTTAACGATACTGTTATGCAGGAACGTTTGCCAAAGAAAACCTACAAGAAGTTAAAAGAAGTAATCGAAGAAGGAAAGGAATTAGATCTTGAAACCGCAGATGTAGTTGCACATGAGATGAAAGAATGGGCAATTGAGAAAGGCGCTACTCACTATACTCACTGGTTTCAGCCACTGACCGGTGTGACTGCTGAAAAGCATGACTCCTTTATCACAGCTCCAATGCCAAACGGAAAAGTATTGATGAGCTTCTCCGGAAAAGAGTTAATTAAAGGAGAACCGGATGCATCTTCTTTCCCATCCGGAGGTTTAAGAGCAACTTTTGAAGCTAGAGGATATACAGCGTGGGATTGTACTTCACCAGCATTCGTAAGACAGGATGCAGCAGGAGCAACACTTTGTATTCCAACTGCTTTCTGTTCTTATACAGGAGAAGCACTTGACCAGAAGACACCATTGCTTCGTTCTATGGAAGCAATCAATGAGCAGTCCTTACGTCTGTTGAGATTATTTGGAAACACAACTTCTAAGAGAGTTACCCCATCTGTTGGACCGGAACAGGAATATTTCCTGGTAGACAGAGAGAAGTATTTAAAGAGAAAAGACTTGATTTTCACTGGACGTACTCTTTTCGGAGCAATGCCTCCAAAAGGACAGGAAATGGAAGATCATTACTTTGGAGCAATCCGTGAGCGTATTGCTGCATACATGAAGGATGTTAACAAAGAGTTATGGAAACTGGGTGTAAGTGCTAAGACACAGCATAATGAAGTTGCTCCGGCACAGCATGAGTTAGCTCCAATTTATGCAGAAGCAAATATTGCAGTAGACCACAACCAGTTAGTAATGGAAACATTAAAGAAAGTAGCAGGACGTCATGGATTAACTTGTCTGCTTCATGAGAAACCATTCGCAGGTGTAAATGGTTCCGGTAAGCACAATAACTGGTCTATTACAACAGATGATGGAATCAATCTGTTAGACCCAGGTAAGACACCACATGACAATATCCAGTTCTTATTAGTACTGACATGTATCTTAAAGGCTGTTGATAAGCATGCAGACTTACTTCGTGAATCCGCAGCAGATGTTGGAAATGATCACAGATTAGGAGCAAATGAAGCACCGCCAGCAATTATTTCTATATTCCTTGGAGAACAGTTGCAGGATGTATTATCTCAGTTAATCAGCACTGGTGAAGCAACCAGAAGCTTGAAGGGTGAAGTTCTTCAGACAGGTGTTAAGACATTACCAGACTTCATGAAAGATGCAACAGATCGTAACCGTACATCACCATTTGCTTTCACTGGAAATAAGTTTGAATTCCGTATGGTTGGTTCTAACGATTCTATCGCAGCACCAAATGTTGTATTAAATACTATTGTTGCAGAAGCATTTTCAGATGCATGCGATATTCTGGAAAAAGCAGATGACTTCGATATGGCAGTACATGATTTGATTAAAGAGCAGGCTACAGAGCATCAGAGAATCGTATTTAACGGAAACGGTTATTCTGATGAGTGGGTTGCAGAAGCAGAAAAACGTGGACTTCCAAACATCAAGTCTATGGTAGATGCAATTCCTGCATTAACTACAGATAAGGCAGTTGCAGTATTTGAAAAATTTGGCGTATTTACAAAAGCAGAATTAGAGTCTAGAGTAGAGATTCAGTACGAGAACTATGCAAAAGCAATTAACATTGAAGCACGTACTATGATCGATATGGCAGGAAAGCAGATTATTCCATCTGTTATCAAATATACAACTAGCCTTGCAAATTCTATCAACGCAGTTAAAGCAGCAAGCGATGCAGACGTAAGTGTTCAGACTGAATTGTTGACAGAGACATCTGATTTATTATCTGAAACTAAGGTTGCACTTGCAAAATTGATGGAAGCTACTGATAAGGCAGTTGCAATGGAAGAAGGCAGAGAACAGGCTGTATGCTACAGAGATGAAGTTAAGACAGCAATGGATGCATTGAGAGCCCCTGTTGACAAACTGGAAATGATTGTTGATAAAGAAATGTGGCCAATGCCATCTTATGGAGATTTAATCTTCGAAGTATAATAATCAGAAATACACTGGTAACCTCCTGTAAAAGGGAGGATGCCAGGTAACCGAAGTCACCTGGCATTATTATGAAAAAGTTTATTCGAAAAGTAATTTTTATTACTAGAGGTTATCATTTGTTATGAGTTTATTATATGGATAAGAAATGAAGTTTTCATGTTCACAAGATGAAAGATTTTTGAATGTATCATGAATAAATTGTGAACATAAAATAGGATAAAAATACGATACTTTTTTCGGACCACAAAGCGGTGGATAACGGGGAAAGTGTCGTTTTTTTTATGAATTTAATCGCTGGAAAAATTGCTAGTGATTATGAAGAAACGAGGAGGGATTCGTTATGACAGAAGAAGCAATTGTAAGTTTAATTAGTGAACATACCTTTGGTATTTGGTTTTTAATTGGTGCCGCACTGGTATTCTGGATGCAGGCAGGTTTTGCAATGGTAGAGGCAGGTTTCACCAGAGCAAAGAACTCAGGTAATATTTTAATGAAGAACCTAATGGACTTTTGTATTGGTACCGTAGTATTCATTTTAATTGGTTTTTCCCTTTTATTAGGTGAAGATTTAGCAGGATTCATCGGAAAACCGGGATTTGATATTTTTTCAGCTTATGCAGATTTTGATTTTTCAAATTTTGTATTTAACTTGGTATTCTGTGCAACCACAGCAACAATTGTATCAGGAGCTATGGCTGAAAGAACAAAGTTCTTATCTTATTGTATTTATTCCGGAGTGATTTCCGCGTTGATTTATCCGATTGAAGCACATTGGATTTGGGGCGGTGGCTGGTTAGCAGAATTAGGCTTCCACGATTTTGCGGGTTCCTGTGCAATTCATATGGTAGGTGGTGTTTCTGCACTTATCGGTGCTAAGATTCTTGGACCTCGTATTGGCAAATTTACAAAAGACAAGAATGGAAAAGTTACAAAAGTAAATGCATTCCCAGGACATAATCTTCCACTTGGAGCTTTAGGATGCTTTATTCTGTGGTTTGGATGGTATGGATTCAATGGTGCTGCTTGTACTAGCATTCCACAGTTAGGATCTGTATTCCTAACAACAACCATTGCGCCAGCAATTGCAACTGTAGTATGTATGGTTTTCACATGGGTAAGATATGGTAAGCCGGATGTTTCTATGTGTTTGAATGCGTCATTAGCTGGTCTGGTAGCAATTACAGCTCCTTGTGATGTGACAGATGCATTAGGCGCAGTAATTATTGGTGCTGTAGCAGGTGTGTTAGTAGTGTTTGGCGTATGGTTATTAGATTATAAATTACATATTGATGACCCAGTAGGTGCCGTAGCAGTTCATATGATGAATGGTATCTGGGGAACAATTGCAGTTGGATTATTTGCAACTACATCTGCTCCGGGAAATGATAGTGTAAAAGGATTATTCTATGGCGGTGGATTCGAACAGTTGGGAATTCAGTTGTTAGGTGTTGTATCAGTGGTAGCTTGGACTGCAGTTACAATTACCATTGTGTTCTTAGTGATTAAAGCAACAGTAGGATTACGTGTTACCGAAGAAGAGGAAATCGTTGGTCTGGATGCTATGGAACATGGATTGGCATCTGCATACTCCGGATTCAGTATCATGGATGTTTCTAATACTATGACAATGGATGTAAATGAAAACACCAATCTTGGTACTGCTGCATATGAAGAAGCTTCGGATGTTCAGAAGAATGCTGCTGTCAAAGTGGTTTCTGCTGTACCAAAGGATGCAACTGGTATGTACAAGGTTGTTATTATTGCTAAGTTATCACGTTACGATAAGCTGAGAAAGGCAATGAACGAATTAGGTGTAACAGGTATGACAGTAACTCAGGTTATGGGTTGTGGTATCCAGAGAGGTGCAGGCGAGAAATATCGTGGCGTTGAAATGGATGCAACCTTATTGCCAAAGGTTAAGGTTGAAGTTATTGTAGGTAATATTCCGGTAGATAAGGTAATTGAGACTGCTAAGAAGACTCTTTATACTGGACATATCGGTGATGGTAAGATTTTTGTATACGATGTTGCAAAAGTTGTTAAGGTTCGTACCGGTGAAGAAGATATGCAGGCTTTACTGGATGTGGAATAGGTATTATCTAATCCCCTTAGTTAGTATATACATCAACAGAGGGAGGGCTCGGAATTTTTCCGGGCTCTCTTTCTATATTCAATTACTTGCAATTTAGTAGGAAACATTATATGATAAAAGCAAGAAGAAGTACAGTGGGGGCAGTTTTATGAAAGATAGTGTTTTGTTT is a window from the Roseburia sp. 499 genome containing:
- a CDS encoding glutamine synthetase III family protein, whose product is MSEFLDVAEIFGENVFNDTVMQERLPKKTYKKLKEVIEEGKELDLETADVVAHEMKEWAIEKGATHYTHWFQPLTGVTAEKHDSFITAPMPNGKVLMSFSGKELIKGEPDASSFPSGGLRATFEARGYTAWDCTSPAFVRQDAAGATLCIPTAFCSYTGEALDQKTPLLRSMEAINEQSLRLLRLFGNTTSKRVTPSVGPEQEYFLVDREKYLKRKDLIFTGRTLFGAMPPKGQEMEDHYFGAIRERIAAYMKDVNKELWKLGVSAKTQHNEVAPAQHELAPIYAEANIAVDHNQLVMETLKKVAGRHGLTCLLHEKPFAGVNGSGKHNNWSITTDDGINLLDPGKTPHDNIQFLLVLTCILKAVDKHADLLRESAADVGNDHRLGANEAPPAIISIFLGEQLQDVLSQLISTGEATRSLKGEVLQTGVKTLPDFMKDATDRNRTSPFAFTGNKFEFRMVGSNDSIAAPNVVLNTIVAEAFSDACDILEKADDFDMAVHDLIKEQATEHQRIVFNGNGYSDEWVAEAEKRGLPNIKSMVDAIPALTTDKAVAVFEKFGVFTKAELESRVEIQYENYAKAINIEARTMIDMAGKQIIPSVIKYTTSLANSINAVKAASDADVSVQTELLTETSDLLSETKVALAKLMEATDKAVAMEEGREQAVCYRDEVKTAMDALRAPVDKLEMIVDKEMWPMPSYGDLIFEV
- a CDS encoding aminopeptidase; the protein is MERKNAWEKYPEGKREEVFAFAEGYKKFISDCKTERECVTELVAQAKSAGFENLDEIIASGKTLKTGDKVYAENMGKMLALFVIGKQPLEKGMNILGAHIDSPRLDLKQNPLYEDTDMALLDTHYYGGVKKYQWVTLPLALHGVVVKKDGTVINVSIGEKEEDPVFGISDLLVHLAGEQMEKKAAKVIEGEQLDVLVGSIPFLSEKEEEKTKDAVKANVLNILKEQYNIEEDDFLSAEIEVVPAGKARDYGFDRSMIMGYGHDDRVCAYPSFVATLEVGTCEKTSVCLLVDKEEIGSVGATGMQSKFFSYAVAEILEAMGGYSQIAFNRAMSNSKVLSSDVSAAYDPLYASVMEKKNAAYFGKGLVFNKYTGSRGKGGSNDANPEYIAELRRIMDENNVAFQTSELGKVDQGGGGTIAYILANYNMSVIDSGVAVLNMHAPWEIISKVDIYEAKRGYAAFLKEA
- the murB gene encoding UDP-N-acetylmuramate dehydrogenase, producing MNPTFLETLQKILEKEQYKINEPMSSHITFRVGGNADCYIKPSIKQLPQVLKLCRQFEVPCMIIGNGSNLLVGDKGVRGVVIEMGKYADEVAIEGNKVTAEAGAMLAAVAKQAARAGLSGMEFASGIPGTIGGAVVMNAGAYGGEMKDIITSVTVLTKDGEQKQLSLEELELSYRHSCIPENDYIVLKAELQLFSEAKEKIESRMEELKTQRVAKQPLEYPSAGSTFKRPEGYFAGKLIEDAGLRGFQVGGAQVSEKHCGFVINKDHATAAEIDNLIKEVQDRVEREFGVRLETEVKYIGEF
- a CDS encoding diacylglycerol/lipid kinase family protein, giving the protein MKKKKLLFVLNPFSGKGQIKNKLLDIVDIFVKGGYQVTVHTTQCPQDAMKLVEEKAGKYDMVVCSGGDGTLDETVTGMMRREKRIPIGYIPAGSTNDFAGSLKIPKRMEKAAEVAVKGVPFSCDIGSFNGDYFVYIAAFGAFTDVSYATSQELKNRIGHAAYILEGLKRLPSLQSYHMRVEYEDRVIEDDFIYGMVSNSTSAGGFKNITGKDVKLDDGMFEVTLIRMPKNPLELNAIIGSLTSKKENKENTDLIYSFKSDKLKFISEIEIPWTLDGEYGGSHREVEVQNEQGAVQIMVKADAKFLPQSAKEESIGQIV
- a CDS encoding ammonium transporter, whose translation is MTEEAIVSLISEHTFGIWFLIGAALVFWMQAGFAMVEAGFTRAKNSGNILMKNLMDFCIGTVVFILIGFSLLLGEDLAGFIGKPGFDIFSAYADFDFSNFVFNLVFCATTATIVSGAMAERTKFLSYCIYSGVISALIYPIEAHWIWGGGWLAELGFHDFAGSCAIHMVGGVSALIGAKILGPRIGKFTKDKNGKVTKVNAFPGHNLPLGALGCFILWFGWYGFNGAACTSIPQLGSVFLTTTIAPAIATVVCMVFTWVRYGKPDVSMCLNASLAGLVAITAPCDVTDALGAVIIGAVAGVLVVFGVWLLDYKLHIDDPVGAVAVHMMNGIWGTIAVGLFATTSAPGNDSVKGLFYGGGFEQLGIQLLGVVSVVAWTAVTITIVFLVIKATVGLRVTEEEEIVGLDAMEHGLASAYSGFSIMDVSNTMTMDVNENTNLGTAAYEEASDVQKNAAVKVVSAVPKDATGMYKVVIIAKLSRYDKLRKAMNELGVTGMTVTQVMGCGIQRGAGEKYRGVEMDATLLPKVKVEVIVGNIPVDKVIETAKKTLYTGHIGDGKIFVYDVAKVVKVRTGEEDMQALLDVE
- the hprK gene encoding HPr(Ser) kinase/phosphatase, whose protein sequence is MDGVSIKKIIDKMSLKSYNPEVDVKERYVTIADVNRPALQLTGYFEYFEKNRIQIIGMVEYTYLQKLSSDEKLNVYKEFFSYEIPCVIFCRNLEPDEELIRIASEAKIPVLSTDYGTSTFMAELIYYLSEELAPCISIHGVLVDVYGEGLLITGESGIGKSEAALELIRRGHRLVSDDVVEIRKINEHTLVGTAPDITRYFIELRGIGIIDVKTLFGVECVKEKQNIDLVIKLEDWKKENEYDRLGLEEEYTEFLGNKVVCHSLPIRPGRNLAVICETAAVNHRQKKMGYNAAQELYRRVQANLQKDDDEE
- the fba gene encoding class II fructose-1,6-bisphosphate aldolase; its protein translation is MLVSAAEMLKKAKAGHYAVGQFNINNLEWTKSILLTAQELKSPVILGVSEGAGKYMTGYKTVVGMVKGMMEELNITVPVALHLDHGSYEGCLKCVEAGFSSIMFDGSHYAIDENVAKTTELVKIAHEKGMSIEAEVGSIGGEEDGVVGAGECADPNECKAIADLGVDMLAAGIGNIHGKYPENWAGLSFETLDAVQQKTGDMPLVLHGGTGIPEDMIKKAISLGVAKINVNTECQLAFADATRKYIEAGKDLEGKGFDPRKLLAPGAEAIKATVKEKMELFGSVGKAE
- the whiA gene encoding DNA-binding protein WhiA, giving the protein MSFSGEVKEELSRQFQKSRHCQIAEIAAILGFEGRLEEESVLRVYTENLSLARKYFMLMKKTFHAEVKIAVRQSGYLPKSRIFVISLTNPKEVKKVLQAVKWQDENGKDSRGEELVHRLLVQNSCCRRAFIRGAFLSAGSMSDPEKSYHFEIVCTTEAKATQLMEIINSFDIDAKTVQRKKNYVVYVKEGAQIVDMLNIMEAHVALMNLENVRILKEMRNSVNRQVNCETANINKTVNAAVKQIEDINYIRDTVGLESLPENLQAIAEVRLKYPEAALKELGTFLEPAVGKSGVNHRLRKLCEIAEEMREKAKG
- the rapZ gene encoding RNase adapter RapZ — encoded protein: MKFVILTGMSGAGKSTALKMLEDMGYFCVDNLPIALIEKFAELASMPSSETQKVAVGIDIRSGQRLEGLQDVLEHLREKGKQFQILYMDSTDEVLVKRYKETRRTHPLSGGERVDKGIAEERVRMEFLKKQADYILDTSNMLTRELKAELEKIFVQEQSYKNLFITIVSFGFKYGIPTDSDLVFDVRFLPNPYYVEGLRPKTGNDREIQEFVMKYKEANEFLDKLEDMLRFLIPNYISEGKTQLVISIGCTGGKHRSVTLANELYHRLENEKEFGIKIEHRDIQKDAMRRN